The sequence TGAACGGGTGCATGTAGATTGGGTTGACGGCGATCAGCGGCGAGCTTCGCGTCGTTTCCGCCATGATGTGCTGGGCCATGGCCCAGGGCTCGACGAACACGTCGTTGCCTTCGAACAGCAGAATGCCTTCGAAGCCGTTGCGGTCGGCGAACTCTGCCACCCGCATCAGCTCACCGACATATTGCTTGGGATCGCGGTTGCGCGAGATCGCGGGAAAGACGCGCAGCCGCGAGGTCGTCATTCAGCCGCTTCCTGGAGCGGCCAGGCATTGCGGCTGATGGGAAGGCCGCCGTGCGCCCGGGAGCCGTCGGCGATCGCGAGGCGATGCGAGGGCGAGGGCGAGCACAGTGAGAAGCGCCATCCCGAGGGATCGTCGACGATATCGGGCTTGAAGCTGATCTCGATGGCCTCGCGCGAAACCTGCATCGCGAAGGCGTCGAGCGGTAGGTTGAGCCCGAAGCCCCTGGCCTTCAGATAGGCCTCCTTGAGCGTCCAATAGTCGAAAAAGCGCTCGATCGCCGCCGGCTCCGGCAGCCTGCGCAGCGTTTCGACCTCCTCCGGCGCAAAGAAGCGATTCGCGGTGGAAAGCGGGGCGACGCGCCGTGACACTGTTTCGACGTCGACGCCGACCGCCTCATGCCCGGATACGACGCAGGCAACGCAGCCGTCGGCGTGCGACAGGCTGAAATGCAGCGCGGTCGAGGTTTTGGGCGATGCGACGAACGGGCGCCCATAGCGGCCGGCCCCAAAGGACCAGTCGGTGGGAGCGACATTCGGCGCGATCTGGGACAGCGCCAGGCGCAGCATGGCATGTGCGAATATATATTGCCGCCGATGCCGCTCGAACTTGAAGCGGTCGGCGCGGATCCGTTCGTCGACCGAGAGCAGCCGTCGGCACGCATCGGCTGCGCCCGGCGCGTCAATGGTCGCGATCAGTCCGACAAACAGTTCAATTCTGTCGTCTGCCATCAATTGGGCCTTTGGCGTCAGGCAGAGGCCAAATCCCCGGCGCTGACGGAAGAATCAACTGAGCAAGAATCAACCAGTGGACCGGTCTTAGCGGTCCACCCAGGCAAATTCTTGTCGATTTGCAGGCCGGTTTACAGGCGCAAGCTTGTGCGAGACCCCAACTCGACGAGCGAGCGGCCCAATTTGAAAACCGGAGGCCGAAAAATGAAGCCTGAAGATTGGTGCGGCGCCCCTGCCGACTAGTCTTACTTTTTCTTCTTGGCCTTCTTCGACCCGCCCAGCATCGAAAGGCTGGCGTCGACGTCCTTCATCGCGGCCTGGAGCTTCTTCTTCTCGTTGGTCAGCAGCTTCTGCAAGGCCTTGCGGTCCTTGTCGCTCAACGAGGTGCCCTTGGTAAATTTGATGAAACCCATAACGCACTCCCCCGGTTGAAAATAATCGTCCAAATCAAAAAGGCAGGAATAATCTTGCGCGATGGCGCCAAATAATCAAGATGCAACTTGATCATGCACAGCTTTGACGAGTGAACCTGTATTCGCCCTCGTGTACGGCCGGTCATGCCGCCTTGCGCGCGAGCAGTTGGCCGAGTGGTGTGCCGGATTGGTCGACGGCCGCCGCCAGCAGCGCGACGAGATCCGCCATCCATGTGCGGACCGTGCCGCCGTCGAGGAGCTCGTGCTTGTAATTGCATGAACCGGTGATTCCGGTCGGGCGCTCCTTCAGCATCAGCGACAGCCAGGTCTGGTCGATCGGCAGCACCGGCTGGCCCTCGCGCGCGATATTTCCGATCGATTGCACTGCAATCTCCGGCAGATCGAGCGGCTGGCGCAGCGGATTCTGCAGCGTGAAATAGACCTGGAGCAGTGCGGCCGGGTCGATCCCCTCCCGCTCCAGATGGTCGGCCAGCATGTTGAACGGCAGCTCCTGCCGCGCATGCGCATCGAGCACGCTCTGGCGCACCCGGCTCAGGGCCTGCGCGAACGACAGATCCGCGGTGATGGTCGTACGGACGATCACCGTGTTCTCGAACGGGCCGACGATGCGGTCGGTGTCCGGCTGGGCGCGATTGGCCATGGCGGTGGCAACCGAGATGTCGGTGCGGCCTGTCCGCGCCAGCAGCAGGGCTTTCAGGCCAGTCAGCAGGCACATGAACAGCGTTGCGTTGTGCTGACTGGCGAACGCGGTGAGTCGCGCGATCAGATCGGCCTCGAGCCGGAGCGGATGGTGCCCGGTGGACGCGCCGGGGTCCGCTTCGCCCTCGAAGATCGGAGCCGCGCCGCGCAGATTCTCCGTCCAGTCGGCGGCCTGGCGACGGGCAGCGTCGGTGCCACACCACCACCGCTGCCAGCGCGCGACGTCCGAAAAGGCCGGCGGCGGCCTCAGTAGCGGCGCCGCGGGGCGCCCGGCCAGCGCCGCATAGCGGCTGGACAATTCCTCGAACAGCACCCCGATCGACCAGCCGTCGGCAATGACATGATGCAGCGTCAGCAGCAGCACGTGGTCGTCGGCATGGAGCCGTAACAGCCGCGCCCGCAGCAGCGGCGGCCGTGCGATGTCGAATGGGGCATAAGTCTCCTGCTCGATCAGCAGATCGATTTTCCGGAGCTCGAGCGCCTTGCGCCGCTTGTTGTTGTGCGGCCGCCCGTCGCCGATGACCTCGACGGTGAGGACGGGCCCGAGCTCGCTGGGAGCGGCGATGCGGCTGACGGGCTCTTCGCCGTTCCAGCCGAAACCGGTCCGCAGCGATTCATGGCGGCGCACGATGTCGCCGAATGCTTGCGCGAGGATGGCCGGATCGAGCGGGCCGTCGAGCCGGAAGGCGAAGGGCAGGTTGAACAGCGGCAGGCCCGGCAGGTTCTGCTCGATCCGAATCGTCTGATCCTGCGCGATCGAGAGCGTCGGCGGACCGCTTTCGATCAGCCGCGATACGCTTGCGGCAGGCTTGTGCGGTTTCGCTGCCAGGGCCTCGTCGACCCGACGGGCAAGCTCTGCGACCGTCGGCGCCTCGAAAATGGTCTTGATCGGCAGCGACACGCCGAGCGCCCGGGCGACGCGCGCCATCGCCTGGCCGGCCAGCAGCGAGTGGCCGCCGAGATCGAAGAAATTGTCTGTCACCCCGAGGCTCTCGACCTTCAGCAGGTCGATCCAGATGTCGGAGAGCACCTTTTCGGTAAAATGCCGCGCTGGCACGGCGGCAGCATCTGGCGCGGAGGTTTCCTGTTGTGCGGGTGCCAGCAGCGCGGAGCGATCGATCTTGCCATGGGCGTTGAGCGGCACCTGGTCCAGGAACAGGAAGGCGGACGGGATGGCATGGCCGGGCAGCCGGCTCTTCAGGAATTCGCGCAGCTCGCTGGCGCTGACCCGGCTGCCGGGCCTGGCGACGATATGGGCGATCAGTCTGACATCGCCGCCGGCCTCGGGGCGCGGCTCGACGATGCCGGTGCGCACGTCAGGATGGTCGGCAAGCGCGTTCTCGATCTCCTTGAGCTCGATGCGGTAGCCGCGGACCTTGACCTGATGGTCGGCGCGGCCGAGGCATTCGATCGTGCCGTCGGTGCGGCGGCGGGCGAGATCGCCGGTGCGGTAGAGGCGGGAGCCTGCCTGGCGCGAAAACGGATCGGGCAGGAAACGTTGCCGGCTCTGCGCGGGATCGTTGACATAGTAGCGGCCGACGCCGGCGCCGCCGATGCAGAGCTCGCCGGTCACGCCGACCGGCTGCGGCTGGAGGTTGGCGTCGAGCACGTAGAGCTGGGTGTTTGGCAGCGGCGCGCCGACTGGAACGTTGCCCGTCGCTATCGCCGGCGCCTTGGTCAGGCGATGCAGCGACACGTCGTCGGAACATTCCGACGCCCCATAGGCATTGATCAGCGGCACTTTCGGGCAGCGAGCGAACCAGGCGCGGCAGAGATCGACCGGCAGCGGCTCGCCGGTCGAGATCAGGACCCGCAACTTCGCGAAGACGCGCCGGACCTGCGCCTCGTCCATGCGATCGAGGATCACGCGGAGCAGTGAGGGCACGATCTCGAGCACCGAAATGTGCTCGCGCTCGATCTCCCGGGCGAGCAGGATCGGGTCCTGCACGGTCGCGGTGCCGCAGACATGCACGCGCGCGCCGACCATGGGGCCGGCGAGGAACTGCCAGACGGAAATGACAAAACTCTGCGGGGCGGTCTGCGCGATCACGTCCTTAGGCGACAGCTTCAGCTCGGCAATCAGCGAGGCCAGATGGTTCGACAGGCCGCGCTGCTCGATCATGACGCCCTTCGGCGCGCCGGAGGAGCCGGACGTATAGAT is a genomic window of Bradyrhizobium sp. CB1717 containing:
- a CDS encoding 4'-phosphopantetheinyl transferase superfamily protein, whose amino-acid sequence is MADDRIELFVGLIATIDAPGAADACRRLLSVDERIRADRFKFERHRRQYIFAHAMLRLALSQIAPNVAPTDWSFGAGRYGRPFVASPKTSTALHFSLSHADGCVACVVSGHEAVGVDVETVSRRVAPLSTANRFFAPEEVETLRRLPEPAAIERFFDYWTLKEAYLKARGFGLNLPLDAFAMQVSREAIEISFKPDIVDDPSGWRFSLCSPSPSHRLAIADGSRAHGGLPISRNAWPLQEAAE